The following proteins come from a genomic window of Legionella cherrii:
- a CDS encoding GNAT family N-acetyltransferase: MSNVTTNKARFCFKPVDKSQHELVLNWIHQPHINEWLHGEGLNNTIKDLDQFLNHGEPWATHWIAYDKEIPFAYLITSEVEQSEEYPDGAMTLDLFICRLDYIGKGLSVQMIHEFILSQLSDVKIVLIDPEISNERAVHVYKKAGFEIIGEFIASWHPVPHYKMQLSIEALKNKLKA, from the coding sequence ATGAGTAACGTTACGACAAATAAGGCTCGCTTTTGTTTTAAACCAGTGGATAAATCACAACATGAGCTTGTTCTAAATTGGATTCATCAACCGCATATTAATGAATGGCTTCATGGAGAGGGGTTAAACAATACCATCAAAGACCTTGATCAATTCTTAAATCATGGTGAACCCTGGGCTACTCATTGGATAGCCTATGATAAAGAAATTCCCTTTGCTTATTTAATTACCTCTGAAGTGGAGCAATCAGAAGAATATCCTGATGGCGCAATGACACTCGATTTATTCATTTGCAGGTTGGATTATATCGGTAAGGGATTGTCAGTGCAGATGATTCATGAATTTATTTTGAGTCAGCTTTCTGATGTGAAAATAGTACTTATTGATCCGGAAATCTCTAATGAGCGAGCGGTTCATGTTTATAAAAAAGCTGGTTTTGAAATCATTGGGGAATTTATAGCATCATGGCATCCAGTACCACACTATAAAATGCAGTTGAGTATTGAAGCGCTAAAAAACAAATTAAAGGCTTAG
- a CDS encoding cupin domain-containing protein, which yields MKIKGFFISIVLLSTAIATSSFAGSEESTVDNKLNAVITPKIFEMAKKNENWKLAFVTGKDAQVVFMNITPKTNPKNEIGMETHKFDQVIFVVEGQAKSVLNGKKSTVTAGDMIFIPQGIPHNFINLNASKPFKIISVYSATDIPEHAAYKQKSDMPGE from the coding sequence ATGAAAATAAAGGGATTTTTTATATCAATAGTATTGTTGTCCACTGCAATTGCAACATCCTCATTTGCTGGTTCCGAAGAAAGCACGGTTGATAATAAATTAAATGCGGTTATTACACCTAAAATTTTTGAAATGGCAAAAAAGAATGAAAATTGGAAGCTAGCATTTGTAACAGGTAAGGATGCTCAAGTTGTTTTTATGAATATCACACCTAAAACAAATCCCAAAAATGAGATTGGGATGGAAACCCATAAATTTGATCAGGTCATCTTTGTTGTAGAAGGTCAGGCTAAATCAGTGCTTAATGGCAAAAAATCAACAGTTACAGCAGGGGATATGATCTTTATCCCTCAAGGGATACCTCATAATTTTATTAATCTTAATGCAAGCAAACCGTTCAAAATCATTAGCGTGTATTCCGCTACTGATATTCCTGAGCATGCAGCCTATAAACAGAAATCAGATATGCCAGGAGAATAA